One region of Mucilaginibacter gotjawali genomic DNA includes:
- a CDS encoding DUF1569 domain-containing protein yields MKSIFNLNDNKEFIARINKLTPSTTALWGKMNVSQMLAHSQTTLMLALGEMKMKRAFIGLIFGKLALKKILNDNELDKHLPTFKEAKITDQRNFEEEKAKLIGLLKRFRKAGPDGLAKDPHPFFGALTPDEYDRMNAKHLDHHLRQFGV; encoded by the coding sequence ATGAAAAGTATCTTCAATTTGAATGACAACAAGGAGTTTATTGCACGCATAAATAAACTTACTCCTTCAACAACCGCTTTATGGGGCAAAATGAATGTATCGCAAATGCTTGCGCATAGCCAGACGACGTTAATGTTAGCTTTGGGCGAAATGAAGATGAAACGCGCCTTTATCGGCCTGATATTCGGTAAACTGGCCTTGAAGAAAATTTTGAATGACAACGAGCTTGACAAACACCTCCCGACTTTTAAGGAAGCTAAAATTACTGATCAGCGAAATTTTGAAGAAGAGAAAGCCAAATTGATAGGCCTTTTAAAACGTTTCCGGAAAGCCGGACCTGATGGCCTGGCGAAAGACCCCCATCCATTTTTTGGCGCACTGACGCCAGATGAATATGATAGGATGAATGCCAAACACCTTGACCACCATTTAAGGCAGTTTGGTGTGTGA
- a CDS encoding class II glutamine amidotransferase: protein MSDQIKHECGVAFIRLLKPLSYYQKKYGTALYGLNKLYLLMEKQHNRGQDGAGVATIKLDIEPGKRYISRHRSMASNAVADIFEYIQKKFADIQKETPEKMQDAEWLKENVSFMGEVLLGHLRYGTHGKNSIENCHPFLRQNNWMTRNLVIAGNFNMTNVDELLQQLYDLGQHPKEKADTVTVLEKIGHFIDTENQGLFDQYKREGLDDNIEISKLIANDMDVAKILRKSAKNWDGGYTIAGILGHGDAFVMRDPVGIRPAYYYYNDEIVVAASERPAIQTAFNIPIEEIKEIRPGHALIVKRNGKVTEDMFSEPMEKKACSFERIYFSRGSDASIYRERKQLGRLLCEQILNTVEHDVKNTVFSYIPNTAEVAFYGMVEGVHKYIKKYQRDRLLNREDKISEEELTEVLCMAPRVEKIAIKDVKLRTFITQDADRSEMVAHVYDTTYGLIKKDADTLVVLDDSIVRGTTLKQSILKILDRLGPKKIVVVSSAPQIRYPDCYGIDMSRMGEFVAFEAAISLLKDAGKEDIILGVYQKCKDSAGLPKEKVVNYVQAIYEPFTDQEISDRIAKIITPKEIKCEVKVLYQTLDNLHKACPDHAGDWYFSGNYPTPGGNKVVNRAFVNWMEGKNQRGYM, encoded by the coding sequence ATGAGTGATCAGATTAAACATGAATGCGGTGTGGCATTTATCCGCCTTTTAAAGCCACTTTCTTATTACCAGAAAAAGTACGGCACTGCACTGTACGGTCTTAATAAACTTTACCTTTTAATGGAAAAACAGCATAACCGCGGCCAGGATGGCGCCGGTGTTGCAACCATTAAACTGGATATTGAGCCCGGTAAACGCTATATCAGCAGGCACCGTTCAATGGCATCGAACGCGGTGGCAGACATCTTTGAGTATATCCAGAAAAAATTCGCGGATATCCAGAAGGAAACCCCCGAAAAAATGCAGGACGCTGAGTGGTTGAAAGAAAATGTAAGTTTTATGGGCGAAGTTTTACTGGGGCACCTGCGTTATGGCACCCATGGTAAAAACAGCATCGAAAACTGCCACCCATTTCTCCGCCAAAATAACTGGATGACCCGTAACCTGGTGATAGCCGGTAACTTTAACATGACCAATGTTGACGAGCTGTTACAACAGTTGTACGACCTGGGCCAGCATCCTAAAGAAAAAGCCGACACCGTAACCGTACTCGAAAAAATAGGCCACTTTATTGATACCGAAAACCAGGGCTTGTTTGATCAGTACAAACGCGAAGGTCTTGACGATAATATCGAGATCAGCAAACTGATCGCTAATGATATGGATGTTGCCAAGATCCTGCGCAAATCAGCCAAAAACTGGGATGGTGGCTATACCATCGCCGGCATACTGGGCCATGGCGACGCTTTTGTTATGCGCGACCCGGTAGGCATAAGGCCAGCCTATTATTATTATAACGATGAAATTGTGGTTGCCGCTTCCGAGCGTCCTGCTATACAAACAGCGTTCAATATCCCGATAGAAGAGATCAAGGAAATCAGGCCGGGCCATGCCCTTATCGTTAAAAGGAACGGAAAGGTAACTGAGGATATGTTTAGCGAACCGATGGAGAAAAAAGCGTGTTCGTTTGAACGCATTTATTTCTCGCGGGGAAGCGATGCCTCCATTTACCGCGAGCGTAAACAGCTGGGCCGGTTACTTTGCGAACAGATATTGAATACGGTTGAGCATGATGTAAAAAATACCGTTTTCAGTTATATCCCCAACACCGCCGAAGTGGCTTTTTATGGCATGGTAGAAGGTGTACATAAATATATCAAAAAATACCAGCGCGACAGGTTGCTAAACCGCGAAGACAAGATAAGTGAAGAAGAACTGACCGAAGTGCTTTGCATGGCGCCACGCGTAGAGAAAATAGCTATTAAAGACGTAAAACTGCGTACTTTTATCACGCAGGATGCCGATCGCAGTGAAATGGTGGCACATGTTTACGACACCACGTATGGATTGATTAAAAAAGACGCCGATACATTAGTGGTTTTGGATGACTCCATTGTACGTGGTACGACATTAAAACAAAGTATCCTTAAAATATTAGACAGGCTTGGCCCTAAAAAAATCGTGGTGGTTTCGTCTGCCCCGCAGATCCGTTATCCTGATTGTTATGGGATCGACATGTCGCGCATGGGCGAGTTTGTTGCTTTTGAAGCCGCAATCAGCCTGTTAAAAGATGCCGGTAAGGAAGATATCATCCTGGGTGTTTACCAGAAATGTAAAGACAGCGCCGGGTTGCCAAAGGAAAAAGTGGTAAATTATGTGCAGGCAATTTATGAGCCGTTTACTGACCAGGAAATATCAGACAGGATTGCAAAGATCATCACCCCAAAAGAAATAAAATGCGAGGTTAAAGTACTTTACCAAACCCTTGATAACCTGCACAAAGCATGCCCCGATCATGCAGGCGACTGGTATTTCAGTGGAAATTATCCTACCCCCGGTGGTAACAAAGTAGTAAACCGCGCCTTTGTGAACTGGATGGAAGGGAAAAACCAGAGAGGGTATATGTAA
- a CDS encoding sugar phosphate isomerase/epimerase family protein, whose amino-acid sequence MNKLYASFFLLFIFLGSACFAQNGSPLFTNAIGVQAYTYRNSWAGGIAKVLDSVKALGITEMEGPNPKGIGPEEFKKLLHERGILMPSIGADYGLISKDPYQVVTLAKTFGAAFVMVAWIPHGNTFTIEDAKKAVDEFNREGKILKDNGITLCYHDHGYEFGPYGDGTLLDYIIQNTNPDYVSFEMDIMWTFHGGGDPAKLLYKYPTRWKMLHLKDIRKGIANDLTGGTSTHNDVALGTGQLDIPGILRAAKAAGIQHYFIEDESPNHATQIPITIGYIKGLKE is encoded by the coding sequence ATGAATAAATTATACGCCTCATTTTTTTTGTTATTTATTTTTTTGGGATCGGCTTGTTTCGCCCAAAATGGCAGCCCGCTTTTTACCAATGCGATAGGTGTACAGGCCTATACGTACCGTAATAGCTGGGCGGGCGGTATTGCAAAAGTACTGGACAGTGTGAAAGCGCTTGGCATAACCGAAATGGAGGGCCCTAACCCAAAAGGTATCGGCCCGGAGGAATTTAAAAAATTATTGCATGAGCGCGGTATTTTGATGCCGTCCATCGGCGCTGATTACGGGTTGATCAGCAAAGACCCTTACCAGGTGGTAACTTTAGCTAAAACATTCGGTGCAGCGTTTGTGATGGTGGCCTGGATACCGCATGGCAATACTTTTACTATTGAAGACGCCAAAAAAGCGGTTGACGAATTTAACCGCGAAGGGAAAATATTGAAAGATAATGGTATTACCCTTTGCTATCACGACCATGGCTATGAATTTGGGCCTTATGGCGATGGCACGCTGCTGGATTATATCATCCAAAACACCAATCCTGATTATGTTTCTTTTGAAATGGATATTATGTGGACCTTCCATGGCGGCGGCGATCCGGCTAAACTGCTTTATAAATACCCCACCCGCTGGAAAATGCTGCACCTGAAAGATATCCGCAAAGGCATAGCTAATGACCTTACCGGGGGCACCAGCACCCATAACGATGTGGCCTTAGGCACCGGCCAGCTGGACATCCCCGGTATATTAAGAGCCGCCAAAGCCGCAGGCATTCAACATTATTTTATTGAAGATGAAAGCCCGAACCATGCCACCCAGATACCAATTACCATAGGGTATATTAAAGGACTGAAAGAATAG
- a CDS encoding TetR/AcrR family transcriptional regulator, with amino-acid sequence MPKITQDTRANILLTTLQLFLEKGYKNVSYQDLVKHTGLSKGAIYHYFESKDALLIAVFEFLLEATKEPENEKPHEIVKDQESFMKLFIAGKTKQIDSFKKLMGNKPLKLNRLLFFFEAISENQQLKQILVELSKHELTILEGYFAGLNMHHAIPKGKDIHLLAESLYWMLQGGEMSVFFLQEDDWEDAIIKMYQKTITDFFKII; translated from the coding sequence ATGCCAAAGATTACCCAGGATACCCGCGCCAATATTCTGCTGACCACGCTTCAACTTTTTCTTGAAAAAGGCTACAAGAATGTTTCGTACCAGGATTTGGTTAAACATACCGGGTTATCAAAAGGTGCTATTTACCATTATTTCGAGTCGAAGGATGCTTTGCTGATCGCTGTATTTGAATTTTTGCTGGAGGCGACGAAGGAGCCTGAAAACGAAAAGCCCCATGAAATTGTAAAGGATCAGGAGTCATTTATGAAATTATTTATTGCAGGTAAGACGAAGCAGATTGACAGTTTTAAAAAATTAATGGGCAATAAACCATTGAAGTTAAACAGGCTGTTGTTTTTCTTTGAAGCGATAAGTGAAAATCAGCAATTAAAACAGATTCTGGTTGAGTTATCCAAACATGAATTAACAATACTTGAGGGTTATTTTGCCGGGCTAAACATGCACCATGCTATCCCGAAAGGAAAGGATATCCATTTACTGGCCGAAAGCCTTTACTGGATGTTGCAGGGCGGTGAAATGAGCGTGTTTTTTTTGCAGGAAGATGACTGGGAAGATGCGATCATTAAAATGTATCAAAAGACCATTACTGATTTTTTTAAAATAATTTAA
- a CDS encoding outer membrane lipoprotein-sorting protein produces MKTMQHILVTVGLLLFVSPVVNAQDAKQIVTKAEDNIRGLSSVTEMTIQIKRPTWTRTMSMKGWSKGEQYSMIVVTAPAKDAGTVFLKRVKEIWNWLPNIERVVKLPPSMMAQSWMGTDFTNDDLVKASSRIDDYNHKIVGDSLIEGRKCWKIQMIPLPAAAVVWSKVNMWIDQRDYLELRLEFFDEDNKLVNVMQCSDIRTIGGRVMPVRLEMIPVEKKGQETIITYNSAVFNQPISIDFFTTQNMKKVK; encoded by the coding sequence ATGAAAACTATGCAACACATTTTAGTAACCGTCGGTTTGCTGCTTTTTGTTTCACCAGTCGTTAATGCGCAGGATGCTAAACAAATTGTAACTAAAGCCGAAGACAACATCAGGGGCCTGTCGTCCGTCACCGAAATGACGATCCAGATAAAACGGCCCACCTGGACACGTACCATGAGTATGAAGGGATGGTCGAAAGGGGAGCAATATTCCATGATTGTTGTTACAGCCCCTGCCAAAGATGCAGGCACGGTTTTTTTAAAGCGGGTTAAAGAAATATGGAACTGGCTGCCCAATATTGAAAGAGTAGTGAAACTACCGCCATCCATGATGGCCCAAAGCTGGATGGGTACCGATTTTACCAACGACGACCTAGTAAAGGCTTCATCACGTATTGATGACTATAACCATAAAATTGTTGGCGACAGCCTTATTGAGGGACGAAAATGCTGGAAAATTCAAATGATCCCCTTACCGGCTGCTGCGGTGGTTTGGAGCAAGGTAAACATGTGGATTGACCAGCGGGACTACCTTGAATTGCGGCTTGAGTTTTTTGATGAGGACAATAAACTGGTAAATGTAATGCAATGCTCGGACATCAGGACCATTGGCGGCAGGGTGATGCCTGTGAGACTGGAAATGATCCCGGTGGAGAAAAAGGGCCAGGAAACTATCATCACTTATAACAGCGCGGTTTTTAACCAGCCCATAAGCATTGATTTTTTTACTACCCAAAATATGAAAAAAGTTAAATAA
- a CDS encoding ABC transporter permease has translation MYLKLAWRNMWRSRRRTLITVSSIFFAVIFAILMRVAIVGLFDKLIADTVSMSSGFLQVHHSGYWENKSVDSTFEANAKLESILNHENEITAWTPRLESFALASSGNLTKGIMVTGINPAKENKVSGLAKKVISGNYPGENDSGILLAEGLAGYLKLKVNDTVILIGQGYQGNMASGKYVIRGIAKLGLPQMNKGMAWLPMAPAQDFLSTGARYTSMSLLIKDRDKLDELQQRLISQTKGSRYEVLTWKQMIPELDQLFQAKMAQNVIMSGVLYIVIAFGIFGTILMMLNERLHEFGILIAIGMKKKLLAGVVVVEMVLMSVAGTVLGAICVYPVVLYYHVHPIKLSGDMAKNSEQYNIEPVIQMSTNLSHFFIQGYVVLMIAIVLSFYAIFKIYKIKVIEAINS, from the coding sequence ATGTATTTAAAACTGGCATGGCGGAATATGTGGCGCAGCAGGCGGAGAACGCTGATCACGGTGTCGTCCATTTTCTTTGCTGTTATATTTGCAATATTGATGCGGGTTGCCATTGTGGGCCTGTTTGATAAGCTAATTGCTGATACAGTTAGCATGTCAAGCGGTTTTTTACAGGTACACCATAGTGGCTATTGGGAAAATAAATCAGTTGACAGCACTTTTGAGGCAAACGCCAAACTTGAGTCGATATTGAACCATGAAAACGAAATTACCGCATGGACCCCCCGGCTGGAGTCTTTTGCGCTGGCCTCATCCGGCAACCTTACCAAAGGCATTATGGTAACCGGGATCAACCCGGCGAAAGAAAATAAAGTTTCCGGCCTTGCCAAAAAGGTCATTTCAGGGAACTATCCCGGCGAAAATGATAGCGGCATTTTACTTGCGGAAGGACTTGCCGGTTACCTGAAATTAAAAGTAAATGATACTGTAATATTGATAGGACAGGGCTACCAGGGCAATATGGCCTCGGGTAAGTATGTTATCAGGGGCATCGCCAAACTAGGCCTCCCTCAAATGAACAAGGGGATGGCCTGGCTGCCGATGGCGCCGGCGCAGGATTTTTTAAGCACAGGCGCGCGTTACACGTCGATGTCTTTATTAATAAAAGATAGGGACAAACTGGATGAACTGCAGCAACGCCTTATCAGCCAAACCAAAGGCAGCAGATACGAAGTGTTGACCTGGAAACAAATGATCCCTGAGCTTGACCAGCTTTTCCAGGCTAAAATGGCGCAGAACGTAATTATGTCGGGCGTGTTGTACATCGTTATTGCATTTGGCATATTCGGTACTATCCTGATGATGCTGAACGAACGTCTGCACGAATTCGGCATCCTCATCGCCATAGGTATGAAAAAAAAATTATTGGCTGGTGTAGTGGTTGTAGAGATGGTGCTAATGTCTGTGGCAGGTACAGTTTTGGGCGCAATTTGTGTTTATCCGGTCGTGCTCTACTACCATGTACATCCCATTAAATTGAGCGGCGATATGGCAAAAAACAGCGAACAATATAATATTGAGCCGGTAATACAAATGTCCACAAATCTGTCGCATTTCTTTATACAAGGGTATGTGGTGCTAATGATCGCCATTGTACTATCATTTTATGCCATTTTTAAGATCTACAAAATTAAAGTTATTGAAGCCATAAACAGTTGA
- a CDS encoding ABC transporter permease — MLFKIAWRNIWRNRTRSLVVIASVAVGLFAGMFMMAFFEGLAKQEIDSTVETQLSHIQLHNPRFNDDKEVIYTIANGQAVVANIKKNRDVKAVSGRLITTGMISSSSTASGVEIHGIIPADEKAVSSISKDLIEGAYFSGLKKNEIVIGKKLAEKLEVRLHNKIVLTFQSKTGELTAGSFRIGGIYRSRNSSFDETTVFTTLDDLAPLLGTGDGIHEIALILKDGQRAASVVMVFKKEYPNLLVQTWQELSPEMALLMNLVDQSMYYVIGVILLALMFGIINTMLMAVLERQREFGMLMAIGMNKPRVFFMILFESVMLTCGGIPAGILLTVTSVGYLAKHGIDLSAFSQALSQFGFSNIVYPELEQSSFVPVILMTAFTAVLSAIYPAIKALRFKPAEAIHKI; from the coding sequence ATGCTTTTTAAAATAGCCTGGAGAAATATTTGGAGAAACCGCACACGCAGCCTGGTGGTGATAGCTTCGGTTGCGGTTGGTTTGTTTGCGGGAATGTTTATGATGGCTTTTTTTGAAGGACTTGCCAAACAGGAGATTGACAGTACAGTTGAAACGCAACTTTCACATATCCAGCTGCACAATCCCCGTTTTAATGATGATAAGGAGGTGATTTATACCATTGCCAACGGTCAGGCGGTTGTTGCCAACATCAAAAAAAACAGAGACGTAAAGGCGGTATCCGGCCGGCTGATCACTACCGGGATGATCTCTTCTTCGTCGACGGCTTCGGGAGTGGAGATACACGGGATCATCCCGGCGGATGAAAAGGCAGTAAGCAGTATTTCAAAAGATCTTATTGAAGGGGCATATTTTTCAGGCCTTAAGAAAAACGAGATCGTTATAGGGAAAAAACTTGCCGAAAAACTGGAGGTAAGGCTGCACAACAAAATTGTGCTCACTTTCCAGTCAAAAACCGGTGAACTTACTGCAGGGTCATTCCGGATTGGTGGTATATACCGGTCACGTAACTCGAGTTTTGATGAAACGACTGTATTTACCACCTTAGATGACCTTGCCCCGCTTTTAGGAACCGGTGATGGTATCCATGAAATAGCGTTGATCCTTAAAGATGGACAAAGAGCTGCATCAGTGGTAATGGTTTTTAAAAAAGAATATCCAAACCTGCTGGTACAAACCTGGCAGGAACTTTCGCCTGAAATGGCCTTGCTAATGAACCTTGTCGACCAAAGTATGTACTACGTTATTGGCGTAATATTACTGGCCCTGATGTTCGGCATCATCAATACCATGCTGATGGCCGTACTGGAGCGGCAGCGGGAGTTCGGAATGCTGATGGCGATAGGCATGAACAAGCCGAGAGTGTTTTTTATGATCCTGTTCGAATCGGTAATGCTTACCTGTGGCGGCATCCCCGCCGGAATTTTGCTGACTGTAACCAGTGTAGGCTATCTTGCAAAACACGGTATCGATCTGTCTGCATTTTCACAGGCGTTGTCACAGTTTGGATTCAGTAATATCGTTTATCCCGAATTGGAACAGTCATCATTTGTACCGGTAATATTAATGACAGCTTTTACCGCCGTTTTATCGGCCATATATCCCGCCATAAAAGCATTAAGATTTAAACCCGCAGAAGCTATTCATAAAATTTAA
- a CDS encoding ABC transporter ATP-binding protein → MSNIIESHNLLKVYNPDTIPVNAVNGVNLQIEEGEFTALVGPSGSGKTTLLNLIGGLDYPTGGDVKIEGVDISKMSENKLIDFRLKNIGFVFQAYNLIPVLTASENVEFVMLLQKTPKREREQRAVQLLNEVGLQDKLNKRPSELSGGQQQRVAVARALASKPRFILADEPTANLDSKSTENLLEIMAKLNAEDKMTFIFSTHDQRVIDKARRVVTLVDGKIVSDVKR, encoded by the coding sequence ATGAGTAATATCATCGAATCACATAACCTTTTAAAAGTTTACAACCCCGATACTATTCCGGTCAATGCTGTAAATGGGGTTAACCTGCAGATTGAAGAAGGCGAGTTTACCGCCCTTGTTGGTCCTTCCGGCTCGGGTAAAACAACCTTGCTCAACCTCATTGGCGGACTGGATTATCCTACCGGCGGCGATGTGAAAATTGAAGGGGTGGACATCTCTAAAATGAGCGAAAACAAACTGATCGACTTCAGGCTTAAAAACATAGGGTTTGTTTTCCAGGCATATAACCTCATCCCGGTGCTTACTGCCAGTGAAAATGTGGAGTTTGTGATGCTGTTGCAAAAAACGCCGAAGCGGGAAAGGGAACAGCGTGCTGTTCAACTCCTTAACGAAGTGGGTTTGCAGGATAAACTGAACAAACGACCTTCCGAACTTTCAGGTGGGCAACAGCAGCGGGTGGCTGTGGCGCGCGCGCTGGCATCCAAACCAAGATTTATTTTGGCGGATGAGCCTACCGCAAACCTCGATTCAAAATCAACAGAAAACCTGCTGGAGATTATGGCTAAATTAAATGCAGAGGATAAAATGACCTTTATTTTCTCTACCCACGACCAACGCGTAATTGATAAGGCCCGCCGGGTGGTGACCCTGGTAGATGGCAAGATTGTTTCTGATGTAAAGCGATGA
- a CDS encoding Gfo/Idh/MocA family protein: MDTENKPADAINRRKFLEKASVMSAFMIVPRFVLGGKGYTAPSDLINLGFIGTGKQAGGLQGSFFDTNEVKITAAADVYGAKLQQFAAQVNQRYAAKAGQSKYAGCATYGDFRDLLARKDIDAVVIAVPDHWHSVIAILAARAGKDIYCEKPLSLTIKEGRAMVTETRKNNRVFQTGSMQRSWPEFRQAAELVRNGYIGDIQTVKVNVGPPPVPYNLPAEPMPASLNWDFWLGPNTTQNYNHFLAPGLTDDFWAKWRDYKEFGGGGMTDWGAHMFDIAQWALDMDATGPVLVTPPDNDHPYLTYQYANGITMTHEPVSGDNGVTFIGSKGNIHVVRGKIETTPETLATRVISPLEKHVYLSLDHYKDFLQAMRNRTKPVADVEIGHRTATVCNIGNLAYELKRPLHWNPEKEEFINDDEANLRRGRDMRKEWVV, translated from the coding sequence ATGGACACTGAAAACAAACCTGCTGACGCCATCAACCGGCGTAAATTTCTCGAGAAAGCTTCGGTAATGTCTGCTTTTATGATCGTTCCGCGCTTTGTGCTCGGCGGAAAAGGCTATACGGCGCCTAGTGACCTTATCAATTTAGGCTTTATCGGCACGGGCAAACAAGCAGGGGGACTGCAGGGTTCGTTTTTTGACACGAATGAGGTAAAAATTACCGCAGCAGCGGACGTGTATGGCGCCAAACTACAGCAATTTGCTGCTCAGGTTAACCAGCGCTATGCCGCTAAAGCAGGACAAAGTAAATATGCCGGCTGCGCTACCTATGGTGATTTCCGCGATTTGCTGGCGCGAAAAGATATCGACGCAGTGGTGATCGCAGTTCCCGATCACTGGCACTCCGTTATCGCAATTTTGGCGGCCAGGGCAGGGAAAGATATTTATTGCGAAAAGCCTTTGTCCTTAACGATTAAAGAGGGACGTGCAATGGTGACAGAAACCCGGAAAAATAACCGTGTTTTTCAAACCGGCAGTATGCAGCGCTCGTGGCCCGAGTTCAGGCAGGCAGCAGAACTGGTGCGCAATGGGTATATCGGCGATATACAAACCGTAAAAGTAAATGTGGGACCGCCACCGGTACCCTATAATCTTCCGGCGGAACCAATGCCTGCCAGCCTGAACTGGGACTTTTGGCTGGGGCCGAACACTACTCAAAATTACAACCATTTTTTGGCGCCGGGCCTTACCGATGATTTCTGGGCCAAATGGCGCGACTATAAAGAGTTTGGCGGCGGGGGAATGACCGATTGGGGGGCCCACATGTTTGATATTGCCCAATGGGCCCTGGATATGGATGCAACCGGCCCAGTTTTAGTTACGCCGCCGGATAACGACCATCCATATTTAACCTACCAATATGCTAACGGTATTACCATGACCCACGAGCCGGTAAGCGGTGATAATGGTGTAACTTTTATTGGCTCAAAAGGCAATATTCATGTAGTGAGGGGGAAAATCGAAACGACACCCGAAACCCTGGCAACCAGGGTGATCAGTCCTCTTGAAAAACATGTGTATTTAAGCCTTGACCATTACAAGGATTTCCTGCAGGCCATGCGCAACCGTACTAAACCCGTAGCGGATGTGGAAATAGGCCACCGCACGGCCACTGTTTGTAATATAGGCAACCTGGCTTATGAATTAAAACGCCCGCTGCACTGGAACCCCGAAAAAGAGGAATTTATAAATGATGATGAAGCCAATTTACGTAGAGGAAGAGATATGCGGAAGGAATGGGTGGTATAA